The window TAGCTCAGGTTGTTCTGTTTGGTATAACATCTGCCCCAAATCTTGGGGGAGTCGGGAGCTATGGTGAGATCGTCCAAGAACCGACCAGGGGTTGACTGATCGAGATTTAGCTCACGGAGAGAATCAGGCCTCGATATAATCGAGCCGCGAAAACCCAACCAGATGGATCTAGGTCAGATATTACTCCAACTACCCCCTATGTTTTAGATCAAGGTGTCCGATCTGGAGTCCTGATCTACAAGAACTCGATCGGAACCATATTACTAACGTAATCTCACAGTCCTACTTCTCCTTTACCTTACCGCCGACCGTCAcgttcccttgacttctgactgtcacgtccctttgacttctgactgtcacatcccTTTAACTTCTGATTGTCACGTCTATTTAATTTTCGATTATCATGTCTCCTTAATTTCTGACTATTTGATTTTATCGGACTCTATTATTATGCACCgtatcatttatttatttattgagaACGAAGAGACGTTTTgacaacaaaataaaaatattaaaagcaTATTAACATTAATTAAACTTTAGAGGGAATTGTGAAAAACTTAATAAATGATTAAAGTATTTAAAACGACCAAATTAAATGGGTAAAAAGTAAAAAAGGTgtcaatatttttaaatgatcAAAAGCATGTAAAATTATTAAAACGGCTCTACAATTTTAAAACCATACCAATGTTCTAGAATGAAAGTTTCCCAATCCTGTCAACAGAAGGTTCCGTTAACAAACAATAAATGATTTAATTGATGACTTTGTGACTTCCACTTGGGACTTTTTAGAAAACTGAATGATGAATACGTTTGGTTTGTTGAAAAAGGTTCATGAAGTTGAACTGACCAACCTGTCTCATCGACCATTCTACAAGCAATTACGTAAATGATCAATGGTTTTCATTTTCAAATCAATTTGCCGTCTAGAAGCCATCCCTTTACTAGAAAACTGTGGGTGTCTGTGAGCCGCCGTCTTAATTCACaaatccttccttccttccttccttcaaCACAATAAatcaatagataaataaataaatagttttttttttttggaaaaacaaGAATGAAGAAAAAAACTCCTCATCACTCATCAGCTTCTATAAATCTTCGTTTTTATCTCTGAAATGTTTCTCTTCATCTGTGCAATCGATTCTCTTCCACTGATACGACATCAAAAATTAATGGCGATTTTCGCTCTCTCCTCTGTTTCTCCGGTGGGCAAGTCCACCTTCTCTCCTGTTCCCAACGTCAGCAGAGCTCCTCGAATCAGGGTCTCCGCCTCTGCCGTGGCGGTAGCCGCTCCGGCGGCACCGACTACCATGTACGACCTTCTCTCCGTGTCCCACACCGCCGGGGCCAGTGAGATCCGGGCCGCCTACAGGCGGGTGGCCCTGCGGTGGCACCCGGACGCTTGCCGCTCCGCAGGGGACGAGCGCCGCTACGCGGAGCGATTCATGCAGGCACGGGAGGCGTACGAGGTTCTCTCCGATCCCGCCCTCCGCCGCAACTACGACCTCGGGCTCTCCGGCGACCGCTGGGCCGCCGCCGTCGGCGCCGCCCCGGCCTTCCGCGAGGGGCGCGATCGGCGGCGAGAGGGAGGAGTGACGGGCTTCGGGAACTGGGAGACGCAGCTGGATGAGCTCCTGCGCCGGTCGGCCGTGGCGGAGAACGGCGCCGCGGAGGAGACCTGGGGCGGCCGCGCGCGGAGGGCCTGCGGCGCGTAGTGGATCGAGTCCACGGCGAAGGCTGGAATCTAAAAAGATCTCGAAATCTATAACAATTAAATTTATGATTCCAGCAGTTGATCCATGGAGGCacccttttttttgttttttttcccattCCTTTTTTGTATATATATCCTGAGGGGATTTTTTTTGATGATTTCTATCAAGAATCGTGATTATCTATTGATAAATCTGGTAGATTTCCGTTCTTGTGCTTCAACAAACCTAATGATTCATCGGGAATTAGTTGATTCGAATCGTGGAAAGTTACTGATGTtaactaaaaaatatatatattaataataataataataaaaataataatacctAAATGATATGGTAAATAGTGAGGGATCCCCGGATAGGGTACACGGTTAACAGGACCAGAGTAAGTGGCAGTCAGGTGGATCAACTCGAGTGGTCAGCTTGGTAAAACTTAACGCCAATTAGATAGCTTCAATTAGCTAGTGTCGAATGAATGTCCTCGAGGCCTAGCTCCCCATTTGGATATTCTCGGGGCCTAACTTCTCATTTGGTTATTTACGGGGCTCTGCTTCCCACTACGCTCCGACCGGCTGATTCTGATCGAACATTCGAGAGGCCCAACTCCTCACTCGGAGGCCATCAAGGCCCAGCTCATCGCGTAGTTACTCATGAGGCTCTGCTCCCCACCATGCTCCGCTGGGGTGATGCTGATCGGATATCCTTAGGCCCAACTCCCCACTTGGATATCCTCGGGGCTCAATTCCCCCACTTAGTTACTTACGAGATTCTGCTCTCCGCCACGCTCTAATCGATCAATGTCGATCGTACATCCCTAGGCCCAACTCTCCACACGAATCTCTGGGATCCAACTCCCCATTTAGTTACTTATGGAGCTCTCTACTCCCCACCACGCTCCAATTGGCCGATATCGATCGGACATTCTTATGGCCCAACTCCCCACTTGGAGGTCATtggtgttggtgcgagaagcatccgacgatcgaaccagtgttttgataatgacaaaggattcaaagttaaggttatgttgtgatctaacagtttgaatgagattacaagaaagtcctaagtgtacttaggcaaaagtcctagctgcagttaggcaggtggaaacccctagggggtggtaaccctatgcgaaaagtcttggtgggtcgagggcttcaggcaaaagtcctagggggtggtaaccctaggtggaaagttctagtgtcgcgaaccaggtggaagactggacgggtcggggggagcgggcgtccagcagaaagttcggatgcatcgaacactgagcaaaagtctagtcgatctggaggatcgcactggcaacaagtaactctcctaagaggagtaggtgaggacgcgttccccgcagagggaacagtaggcgtcgggtcgacctagggttttcagttggaaatccgaagtcaaatccggacagtctagagactatcaaacacctttcttatcatatttgtgtatgctaactttgtcttgcagggtagatgtgtattttgtggactaacacattgtgcagggacaaaatagCACactagacctcggatgaacagtgtccgaggcgcctccatggggcttggaggcgcctcaagtgcAAAGTCGAAGCCAACtgcgaagaggagctggaggcgccttgaaccgccgactgaaggcgccttggaaggcgttggaggcgccttcaagtggatgaggtgtgAGTTGGCTCGATCTGATCCACACGGCTGACtcggcttgttggaggcgccttggagcttgatggaggtgccttgaacaccctttataagggagtctCGACCAGCAGTCCTAAACAACAACGTGAAAGCAATCCTTCTGCATCTAGCTGCTAACGAGTccatcctgaagtgctgcaacaacattCTGACGACCCAGAGCCCCGAATCTGTTATTTTcagtgtcgttggtatatttaattTCTGTTTATTGTACTTAAAGTTGTAACATCTTTTCGatattataagtgttgcccaccgtaaacgctcaacgagcgtgggccttggagtaggagtcaccacaggctccgaaccaagtaactcctcgtgtctttgtgtattgtgttttttttataatttccgCTGTATTTTCACTCGAcacgttttaaatcgaacgaaatagccacgagcgctattcaccccccctctggcgcttctcgatccaacaattgaggCCTAACTCCCAGCATAGTTACAAGGCCCTGTGCCCCACCACACTCTGATCGGCATTAGCCAATCAGACATCCGTGGGGCCTACCTTCCCACTCGGATATTCTCAGGGTTCAACTCTCCACTTAGTTACTTACAGGGCTCTACATCCCACTATGCTCCAATCGGACATCCCTGGGGCTTAGTTCTCCTGTTCTCCACTCGGAGGTCATCGGGGCCCAACTTCCCGCATAGTTACGGGGCTATGCTCCCGACGTAGTTACGGGGCCATGCTCCCCACCACACTTTGATCGACATCAGCCAATCGGACACCCTTGGGGCCTAGCTCCCCACTCGGATATTCTCGAGATTCAACTTCCCACTTAGTTACTTACAGGCTCTACTCCTCGCCATGCTCCGATCGGACTCCTTGGGACCTAGTTCTCCATTCAGAGGCCATCAAGGTCCAGCTCTCCGCGTAGTTACTGGGTTCTACTCTCCACCACACTTCGATCGGCTGATGCTGAACGAACGTCTTGGGCCTAACTCCGCACTCGAATATTCTCAGAACCCAACTCCCTACTTAGTTACTTTATGGGGCTCTACTTTTCACCATATTTCAATCAACCGCGAATATCCCAAAGGTCCAACTCCCTATTTGAAGGTCACCAAGGGGTTCAACTCCCCACTTAATTATTCACAGGCCTTGTCACCCCCTAATTAGAAACTAGGCTTGTTGCTTATGGCCCATCTCCCCAATAATGGGACTGGCAATTGGCGGCACATCAAGCCTTTTGGCCCATAGATCTATTTCATAATTAACACTCCACGAAGATTTGCCAGAAAATAAGGAGAATAtctctatcaagatacaagataCTCATACACACATATACAATGGGACCACTTTGATACGGCAATAAGCGACAATTAGACATGTCGTATCATTATGATGTGATGTCTCATTAAATACGCAGATCATAGAAACATTATAAAAGGGGACCTTTCGGCTGGTGTAAGTACGCAAGTCCACTAACCTTCTTctaaaattctattatttttttttacaatattgTTTTAATCATTAGAGTAGTCGCGTTAGGACCCCCAATCCGTTTCCTGATAATCTTCTTCCTTCACCTACTTGTGCTTACAAGCATAGCGTTCTGAGTTTGAAAACATTTTACGGTCGACTCCCAAGCCAACTCATTGATAATTCCTCTCTATCGTTTCCCAATGGGATCACTAAGGGCGTGTTTGATTTGCATatttttcatttccattttttGAAAAACGCACGTTactgaaaaatgatgtttggtttatATTTTCTATGTTTGTTTTCTCAAAAAATAGAtaacattttctattttctaaaaaatacatattttttcgaaaatgaaaatgaaacatCCGTAAACCAAACGCACTCTAAGTTTTGTAAATACTTAAATTACGCATTCTACTGATTTCTAAAATACTCTTCCACTCTCCCCAACTGAAACCAAATTTAAACTTAAAGCTAAAggaagcttaaaaaaaaaaacaagagagaaGTATTTTAGAAAATTAGTATATCATTtattaatttgaaaaagaaaatgcacgatttaaatatttaagaaacttaaacttatacttttaagtAATTTGctccttattatttattttctttaaaaaatcaataaaaacaaATTATACGAGTGTCAATTAAGATAATATAAAATTCATCCAGGAATcaattttaactatttttttcCATCTATTTGAAATTGAATGgaataaaacttttttttttctctcgatCAAACTTCTCAAGTGAGCCAACACCTAAAGCACAACATTAAAAAACGCTCAAACTAGCTTTCAcaattcattcattcattcatctGTACCTCCAATCCAAACATTTTTTTGGATgttcaatttttttatatatataaaattcgtTCTTAcacataattttataaattatctaTGCTTCTAGTCCAAACACTTCCTTGCGTGCTGAacaaatattattaattataatATTATCTTTTTTCAAATGTAATAATTATACAcgtaaaatatttatagaaccttttattatcatttattttattttatttttcccaaCTAATACGCGTTTACTCCATACTACTGATCCAATGCGAGCAATTTATTCCCCAACTAATCTCTACCAGCTTGGAAATTCACTAACACCGGAAGCTtctaattgaaaataaaatagaaatatctggcaaatttaaaataaattctaaatCAACAAATGATAAAAtagaataatattattattagatTTCAGGTCTTCGATTTGTATGTGTGATTGTGCTGCTGCCACGTGGTCCAAACTCCAAAGTGAGGGTAACTCGGatcgtttatttatttattaatattgcCACATTGCATTTAAGCCCATAGTTTCCTGCAAATAGCAATGGAAGGTTCGATTGGATAAGATGTTCGTTGGCGTTGGATCCTTCCGCATCCAACCACCGACAGCTAGCGGGGCCGACATTTTCcataattaaatcttaaaattagaTTGCCTCGTTGTCGCGTAGCAGGATCTCACGTAATGAGATTTTCTTCGAATCTTAActttctaaaataaaataacaaaatacATGTATATATGTACATATAGTGTATACGTGCATAGGAATTGATGGTTTTCGTCTAGAAGCCAATCCTTTATAAGATTTTCTAGAAGATTATGATGGACCCACCGTTTCTTTTGTCTTTATTCATCTTTTTTACTTTTAAttatctctctcttttttttcaatCTTAATTCAATCTCTCTATAAAGCTCCCTGCCGTATCTGAAGCTTCTTCATCATCTAAACCCTAAATAGCAACAAGATCACTAGATTCTCTCAAAGGAAATGGCAGCTTTGGCTCTTTCATGTCCCTCTAACTCCTTGTACAGATCTTCCTTCTCCCCAATCCCTGCCAAATTAAAAATAGCAGCTGCTCCTCGACTCAGGGTGTCTgcctcctccgccgccgccgccgccgccgccgtctcCGCCTCTGCTCCAGCATCGGAATCCATGTACGACCTTCTGTCAGTGTCCCACACTGCAGGGCCCAGCGAGATCCGCGCCGCCTACCGCCGCCAGGCCCTGCGGTGGCACCCCGACGCCTGCCGGTCAGCCGGCGACGAGCGCCGCTACGCCGAGCGGTTCATGCTGGCGCGCGAGGCCTACGAGGTGCTGTCCGACCCCGCCAGCCGCAGAGACTACGACCTCTCTCTCTCCGGCGACCTCTGGGCGGCCTCCGTCGGCGCCGCCCCGGCCTTCCGAGATGGATCCGCCCGACGCAGGAGGCGCGGGGACGGAGTGGTGGGGTTTGGGTTCGGGAACTGGGAGGCGCAGCTGGACGGGCTCCAGCGGCGGGCGGAGACCGCGGGGGAGGAGACGTGGGGCGGCCGCATCCGGCGGGCCCGACCCTTTGGATCGTAGAATAATTGAACGGCTGAGATGAGTGATTTTAGATCACGTCGTATATGTTTTTAACACCTGTACGATCAGATCTAGGCGATGGCATGTGATGTATATATTATAttgtttaataaatatattagttTTTGGTCTTTGAAAATTATAAGGATGACTTTTCTTTTTACCtttttccttttctaaaatcaaatcattttaaaatttaatcattttttcaaaattataaaatcaaatcatTTTAATGTGATCATTTGGCCTGCCCTCTTTGATTGTGGCCCTCAGTCTCATGGAGAGAACATTTAATTTCACTGACTTGGGAAGCTAAAGGATGGATGAGAATATTATTTCCATATCTTTATTCCTTTTTTGTCAATTCAGATAAGTTTTTAAGAACAATAACGAATCAGCATTTTGCAAAGTAAAAAATTGCATCATGTTCTTATCCACCCAAGCCGAACTTTAATCTTTTTTAATTTGCAATTGCAATCTATTTCTTACAAATCACTTTTAAATCACAGTTTTCTTGTTTGGATCAAATGATTCAATGACGATAAGAAAATAatgttataaatatttatttttcatttaaacATCTGCTTCCGTAGCATAGTGGTAGTGCGTTCGCTTCGTAAGCGAAAGGTCGCGAGTTCGATCCTCGCTGGGAGCTATCTTGTTATTTTTATTTCCCATCACCTTTTAGCTCCACCCATGACCTAAGATTGGATAAAGGAGAAGGATTGCGTTAGGTTGTAAATCAACAAACTATAACAAATATCCAATGAATGAATCCAACGCACTGCAGGGTAATGATCCAACGCACtggtaacgtctcggcaaggaccgctacatctttagaactcgggtgtagtcggcaaggaccgctacatctttagaactcgggtgtagtgctaaatatgtaagagttcgcgttacaaggtattttcatttttgtttattCTTAAACAATGAAatttcaataaaataaaaaaggagTCTTTATGTCTCGTTACTGAGGACCTCGTTTCAAAAACATACGTCGTCCGGGTACTTTTACCATGACTAACTAGTAAAAGACCTAGTTCCAAAAGTGATCCTAAAAACCAATTGCGTTCTAGTAAAAGATCGCAATATCATATTCGTCTAGAAGAAAAACAGAAATTACGGTTTCATTATGGTCTGACAGAGCGACAATTACTTAAATATATGCATATTGTTGGAAAAGCCAAAGGGTCAACAGGTTAGGTTTTACTATAGTTACTTGAGATGcatattttgtgtatacaagagacaaaagatgatagagaactcgggtagagtaaagtaagaaatggagtgagtattattgtagatagtttgttaaaggacgaagttgtagaagtagttagaaaaagggatagaattatagcccttaagataatagtagtGAAAAAGACTaggaacataattagcgtatatgcactacAAGTAGGATtaaatgaagctaccaaatcgagattttgggaggacttagatgaaatattacaaaatattccatcaaatgaaatgattttaataggaggtgatctaaatatgcatgtcggagtgaaaaatgaggaatatgagagagtacataggagttatgggtttggaatgaggaatgaggaagggaaaactatattagattttacgatagcatatgacattatattagctaatacgttttttaagaaaatagaagaacacttagtcatattcaaaagtgagaataataaattataaattgactttcttatggttaggaagaaggatacaaagatttgtaaagattacaaagtcatccctggagaaagcttaactacccagcatagggtagtagtgttggatatatgcctcaaacatagtatcaatagaaagaaaatatatacaattcctagaattaagtggtggaagttaaaggatgggaagcaaaatatatttaaagagaaggtagaaatacaagtattaggtgaaatatactatgactctaatacaacatgggataagatggtatcaaagttgaaaatagtagctaagagtgtactcggtgagtcaaagggacatgcaccactaagtaaagaatcttggtggtagaatgaaaaagtataaaaaaaaaaaagaaggaaaaacgaataacttataagaaattatatatttgtaagaccgaggaaaacttaaaaaaatatacaatagccaagaaagaagctaagaaagtagtgagtgaaacaaaaaatgaaacttttgaacagttatatcaaaaattggatacaaaagaagaggaaagagacatttatagaatagctaaagtgagagaaaaataaataagagatcttagccagataaaatgtattaaagataaatgtaatagggtattagtaaacgatagagaaataaaagagcgatgtaagaggtattttcatcaactttttaatgaaggtttaggtgaccaacttaacttaggtaatttaagtaggtcaaatgagcatagaaattttaatttttatcatagaattcaaacttcagaagtaaaacaaagtttaaataagatgcacaatgaaaaagccgttggaccagatgatatttcgatagaggtatggaagtagttagggaaacaaggtattgaatgacttacaaaattatttaacatgatattgaaaacgaaaaacatgtctgatcaatggaggataaatactctagttcccttatataagaataagggagacgtacaaaattgtgcaaactataggggtattaaactaataagtcatactatgaaactttgagaaaaaataatagaaaaaagattaaggaaagagaTCACAGTAAcataaaatcaatttgggttcatgcttgaaaggtcgacaatagaagctatacatcttcttagacaattaattaaaaaatatcgggaacaaaaacaagatctacacatggtattcattgacttagaaaaaacttatgatagaatcccaagagaaattatatggagaattttagaaaagagttgtgttagcgtaatatatattaaactaattaaggatatgtatgagaatgtaacaatcagagtaaagactttaggtggagtaactgaagcatttccaataaagataaagttacatcaaggatcagatttaagtctctatctttttgcactaattatagatgaactcactgcacacattcaagacacaataccgttgtgcatgttgtttgcatatgatattattttggtagatgagatacgtgaaggagtaaatgctaaactagaatcttggagggaaacactagaagagaaagattttaaacttagtagattaaaggcagaatatatggaatttaagtttagcaatattagaagtaatgaaacaattgttaagataggagaggacgagctGTCCAGAACCGagatatttaaatatttaggatcatttttgtaaaatgatggagggattgagagagatgttttacatagaatacaagcaggatgggtgaaatggagggaagCGTCgaatgttttatgtgatcgtaaagtatctcttaaacttaaaggtaagttctataaaatcgcagttagacctgctatgttatatgaagctgaatgttgggctatgactcgagcacatgagcagaagatgagaattacagagataaggatgttaaggtggatatgtggacatacaaggatggacacaataaaaaatgagagcattagagagaaagtcgaagttgcatctattgaggaaaaactccgagagacgtttaagatggtacggacatatgcttagacgaccaataaatattCCAGTTAAacgatgtgaaactataataaacatgtatatcaaataaaaaaaaatcaaaaaagacttaattagcaataataaaataagataaaatttatttaaatatagataataatATAATAAGAGATAAAGTTCaatgatataaaaaaatttatacaaccGACCtcatataatgagaaaaaatttaattattattattattgttatttaaaCTGAGACATCAACTCATCACTTCAGACAATTAATAAAGATGCACACAACCATTGACTTAACGCAAGAGATGGATAGATGATAAGACATTTGAAAACAACAAACACAAGTAATTAAGCTATGGTGTTTCAGACCTGAGTACTATTCTTCCATACCAGCATTCAATTTAGGAAAACCAAGTAATAACATTACTATTACATTTGCTGAGCAAAAAGAAACAAAGCCACCATGATTAGACAGACCAGGTTTGGGCATCAGCATACTCTAAATTATATTCCCGTGTAAAATGTAAGTGCTTATCGAGGCAAGACAAGAGCCCAGTATGCAACAGCATTCGGGCGTTGGATATGCATACTTTATCAGCTATCTTTCAATTTCCAACAAGTTTAGGcacttccacttgatcaaccaagAATACTAGATAGACTTGGTATCCTTCATACAACCTTCAGACTTGATTTTACGGCATGAGGTTCGAATGGAAATAGTATCAACACAGGTGCACTCTTTATGTACTCCAGAGATGGGGCATGAAGTTGGACCAGACCGATCGTAATGCTTCTTAAGCAACATAGGCTTCAACTAATGTTAAGCAAAAGGATTCCTGCCAACTGACGCAATAGGACCTTGTGAAGTTATGTCCCTGGCAGTAGCAACACGACATTGAGTTACTTTCAAAAGCACGATAACAGAATAAAGGGATTCACCAAACCATACCGCAACTGAGAGCTTGGCACTTCCCCTCCATTATATTTAAGGCTTCCTGAAgaggaaaaggaaattttaatcgGAGGCATAGAATCATCAATCTTTTTACTGAAAGGTTACCTTGAGTTACAGGCGGTGCATATGAAGCATCTGGATTCTGGGGAAACCATGTTTGTGGAAATCCAAGTAAATCAGTATGCAGGAGCGAATCTGGCAAGGTAGTCTGCAATTGGCTCAGATCCAGAAACTGAAAAAGCAGCAGGGGTAATGTAAGGCATCATTTATAATTAAAACTGATTGTTCTAACTTTGTGTAATCAACTAAAAGCGAATATAAATGATCAAAGCTTCTTATCCGGAAGCATAACCATTTTTGTGCATGTCCAATTATTGACTCTAGATCAAGAGCATAGGTTAACTAGAACAGTTTGGACCAAATTCATCAGTAAACTGCCACCAAGCCATCTAAAACTTTTCCTTGAGCATTCATTCGCAGAATTGCTCCCACGATTCCATCTCAACTTGttcaaagttttatttttttcatggtAAAATAACATTTAAAAAGTTATAAAAAAAGCTCATACTCTGACAAACTTTTTTACATAGTTTTAGTGCTTACTTACCTTATCATTCACATCAGGCTCTGAATCAAATGGAAGATCAAATGGATTTTTAGATCTCCTTACTTGAATATCCCCTCCCTGTAGTCACATTGACAATTTTGTTGAGCAAAGGCAATGCATCAAATGGATTTGTAGATTTTTCCTTTTAAAATTGTATCAAACTAAAAATACGTTTTACAAGATATGTTATAACATGTACGAGAAACCTAGTTATCAATAGATCAAATATGCATTATTTTTTCTGATTATTTATTTCCTCCTttccaataaaaataaatactgcTTGCACATCTTATGATGGCTTCATCAACTTGGTAATAGCAGGGtaacaaatataatttttgtttagCTTTTTGGCTGCAATTCCACCAAATCTTTATTGACGGAAAAGACAAGAATGTCGAAGGACATTCtggataaataaaacaaagatGAGAAAAACTTGAAATGGCCCTTCAAAGGTAGAACTGAAGCAAACAAATAATGGATTCATCCTCCACATGGAATGAAACCTACAAAAGGATCATGGCTATCTATAAATAGTCAGCTATgattcatttatttttttctatttcatATTCTTTCCAATCATCAACAGCCTAAATATTTGATATATTTTAGAGCTGAAAATAGATCCAAATTGATTGTGACCAAGATGGTAAACCTAACTAAAAGGGAAGTTTTTCAGGAGGTTAGACTCATTGTCGTCATAAGTTGAAAGTTTGTTCataatgaaagtttgttcaataATGAACGGTCTCAAAGATCTGCCATGCCCTATTTTCCAAATTAACCAAGACCTCTGTTATCTTATTTTGGTTCAAGTGCTCCATCAAAAGGCACCTGGGTCactatacaacaacaacaaaataatTGGAAGTTTATAACTTTGGTTTAAACCTCCTCAGTTGTGTTTGTGAACAAGGCTAATCTCTGACAGGATTGTGATCCAAGTGGCATGTCACAGTGGGTGAGAGTTCCACTATCTACCACTGATCTATTGATTTCTAAAAGCCTTAATTGTTTGTTTTAATGGTCATTTTTGTAACATTTGTCAAGTTTCACAATTCATGGATTATTTGGAACTATAATTGCGGATAGGGGTATTTTCATTTATAT is drawn from Zingiber officinale cultivar Zhangliang chromosome 1B, Zo_v1.1, whole genome shotgun sequence and contains these coding sequences:
- the LOC122022414 gene encoding chaperone protein dnaJ 20, chloroplastic-like gives rise to the protein MAIFALSSVSPVGKSTFSPVPNVSRAPRIRVSASAVAVAAPAAPTTMYDLLSVSHTAGASEIRAAYRRVALRWHPDACRSAGDERRYAERFMQAREAYEVLSDPALRRNYDLGLSGDRWAAAVGAAPAFREGRDRRREGGVTGFGNWETQLDELLRRSAVAENGAAEETWGGRARRACGA
- the LOC122022498 gene encoding chaperone protein dnaJ 20, chloroplastic-like, which encodes MAALALSCPSNSLYRSSFSPIPAKLKIAAAPRLRVSASSAAAAAAAVSASAPASESMYDLLSVSHTAGPSEIRAAYRRQALRWHPDACRSAGDERRYAERFMLAREAYEVLSDPASRRDYDLSLSGDLWAASVGAAPAFRDGSARRRRRGDGVVGFGFGNWEAQLDGLQRRAETAGEETWGGRIRRARPFGS